Proteins encoded together in one Vigna angularis cultivar LongXiaoDou No.4 chromosome 5, ASM1680809v1, whole genome shotgun sequence window:
- the LOC108339555 gene encoding rac-like GTP-binding protein RAC2, producing the protein MSTARFIKCVTVGDGAVGKTCMLISYTSNTFPTDYVPTVFDNFSANVVVDGSTVNLGLWDTAGQEDYNRLRPLSYRGADVFLLAFSLISKASYENISKKWIPELRHYAPNVPIVLVGTKLDLREDKQYFIDHPGATAITTAQGEELKKAIGAAVYIECSSKTQQNVKAVFDAAIKVVLQPPKSKKKGKKKNTPCVFL; encoded by the exons ATGAGCACAGCCAGGTTCATTAAGTGTGTCACAGTTGGTGATGGTGCTGTTGGAAAGACCTGCATGCTTATCTCTTACACCAGCAACACATTCCCCACG gaTTATGTTCCTACGGTTTTCGACAATTTCAGTGCAAATGTTGTGGTTGATGGCAGCACAGTTAACCTCGGATTGTGGGACACTGCTG GACAGGAAGATTACAACAGGCTTAGGCCATTGAGTTACAGAGGAGCAGATGTGTTCTTGCTGGCCTTTTCCCTCATCAGCAAAGCCAGCTATGAGAATATATCTAAAAAG TGGATTCCTGAACTGAGGCACTATGCTCCAAATGTGCCAATTGTACTAGTGGGAACCAAACTTG ATTTGAGGGAAGACAAACAGTATTTCATTGATCATCCTGGTGCCACAGCTATAACTACTGCCCAG GGAGAAGAACTGAAGAAGGCAATTGGTGCTGCTGTGTACATAGAATGCAGCTCCAAGACTCAGCAG AATGTAAAGGCTGTGTTTGATGCTGCAAtcaaggttgttttgcagccACCTAAGTCcaagaaaaaaggaaagaagaagaacactcctTGTGTTTTCCTCTGA
- the LOC128196696 gene encoding uncharacterized protein LOC128196696: MEENFQVVFHHGGKFINEGKLNYEGESTTLLFDPNMWSYFLVVSVMKGLDYDGFKELWYCVGGGSVLENRLEPLLDDIGAMHMITLARLNGEVHLFVVHTVFEPDVIHLLEYASQNTGEVETVEGECEQQGGAECQQDSERQCEVPGNEGERGQCDGMSETVVVSEEKCDDVVKGEIETQVGVAECEGDAGDVRSWSSSGEDVNDHDGNDEVNYGCMEGLVVYWSRSRFSSTPQCDTLVNNMSEAFNSVMVHTRSKPIISMLEDICLYLMKRWATNRTKIQSLSGEICPKIKTRLNKESRLTKYWIPSWPGNKLFEVCHVSQAGDKFVVNLDQNLCTCKKWAITGIPCCHSLGAMKFLNLDVEDFIPCSFRMSTYEEIYSSIVYPINGNNMWEITTCVDVLPPPKRILPGRPKRKRRLEQWELVKDDTRMRKGGLKKRCGICKKLVHNRTSCTKSTQTNDDNSHQTQETNPSTQPMMSSSNQDEAVGQGDK; the protein is encoded by the exons ATGGAGGAAAATTTCCAAGTTGTTTTCCACCACGGTGGAAAGTTCATAAATGAAGGGAAACTTAACTATGAGGGGGAGAGTACAACTTTGTTGTTTGACCCAAACATGTGGAGCTATTTCCTTGTAGTCAGTGTAATGAAAGGGCTAGATTATGATGGGTTTAAGGAGTTGTGGTACTGCGTAGGTGGTGGTTCTGTGTTAGAAAATAGGTTGGAGCCTTTGTTGGATGACATAGGAGCCATGCACATGATTACCTTAGCTAGGCTTAATGGTGAGGTGCATCTTTTTGTTGTTCACACAGTCTTTGAACCTGATGTGATACATTTGTTAGAATATGCTTCTCAGAATACAGGTGAAGTAGAAACTGTTGAGGGTGAATGTGAACAGCAAGGTGGGGCGGAATGTCAACAGGATAGTGAAAGACAATGTGAGGTGCCTGGCAATGAAGGTGAGAGAGGTCAATGTGATGGTATGAGTGAAACTGTTGTTGTTTCAGAAGAAAAATGTGATGATGTTGTTAAAGGTGAAATTGAAACACAGGTTGGTGTGGCTGAGTGTGAAGGGGATGCTGGTGATGTTCGTAGTTGGAGTTCTAGTGGTGAGGATGTTAATGATCATGATGGCAATGATGAGGTTAATTATGGTTGTATGGAAGGTCTGGTTGT GTACTGGTCACGATCTAGATTTAGCAGCACACCTCAATGTGATACTTTGGTAAACAACATGTCAGAGGCTTTCAACAGTGTAATGGTGCATACAAGGTCAAAGCCAATCATAAGCATGTTGGAGGACATCTGCCTTTACTTGATGAAGAGATGGGCAACTAACAGGACAAAAATACAATCATTGTCTGGGGAGATTTGTCCAAAAATCAAGACTAGACTAAATAAGGAGTCTCGGTTAACTAAATATTGGATTCCGAG TTGGCCAGGAAACAAGCTGTTTGAAGTTTGCCATGTCTCCCAAGCTGGTGACAAGTTTGTAGTGAATTTAGACCAAAATTTGTGTACGTGCAAGAAGTGGGCTATCACTGGCATACCGTGTTGCCACTCCTTGGGTGCTATGAAATTCCTAAATCTAGATGTAGAGGACTTCATACCATGTTCCTTTAGGATGTCAACATATGAAGAAATATACTCTTCAATTGTGTATCCAATAAATGGTAACAACATGTGGGAGATTACCACATGTGTTGATGTCCTCCCTCCACCAAAAAGAATATTGCCTGGGAGACCAAAGAGGAAGCGAAGGTTAGAGCAATGGGAGTTGGTCAAGGACGACACAAGAATGAGGAAGGGTGGTCTAAAGAAAAGATGTGGCATTTGTAAGAAACTGGTCCACAACAGGACTTCTTGCACCAAATCAACACAGACAAATGATGACAACTCTCACCAAACACAAGAAACTAACCCATCAACTCAACCAATGATGTCATCATCAAATCAGGATGAAGCTGTAGGTCAAGGGGATAAATGA